A part of Paraburkholderia azotifigens genomic DNA contains:
- a CDS encoding amino acid permease, producing MAGSSTHARAARDGLERTQERAQESASPRLGVALRQRHVTMISLGGIIGAGLFVGSSATLSTVGPAACLSYLVAGIVVLLVMRMLGEMALAVPGIGSFTEYARIGLGDWAGFTSGWLYWYFWVIVVAVEAVAGAAILQRWIPAPVWMIGLVLLSVMTFINLMSVKSYGEFEFWFASIKVAAIVVFIAIGAAWVFGFGHTHSAWSNLTAAKGFMPFGTMSVFAAVPTVIFAVGGAEIATIAAAESDNPAKSVAAMTRSVILRVITFYVGSMFLIACIVPWTSIVTGHSPFVAALETMHVPGAADIMNAIVLVAVLSALNSGLYVSSRILFRLAGRGDAPRALLRLTPSRVPRLAVLLSSVVGYVAIVAAIVSPQGVFLFLVNASGAVMLFVYLATALAQIRIRRRLAAQGVQPELPMWLFPWLSYAVVAAIVGVLLAMGMDAELRPQLMASIASLAVASAAWLLAAKRRHAGDDSGTRTGYLAAADGRALSGER from the coding sequence ATGGCAGGGAGCAGTACACACGCTCGCGCGGCGCGCGACGGCCTGGAAAGAACGCAGGAAAGAGCGCAGGAAAGCGCAAGCCCCCGCCTCGGCGTGGCATTGCGTCAACGGCACGTCACGATGATTTCGCTCGGCGGCATCATCGGCGCGGGTCTTTTCGTGGGCAGCAGCGCGACGCTCAGCACGGTCGGGCCGGCGGCGTGCCTGTCGTATCTGGTCGCGGGCATCGTCGTGCTGCTGGTGATGCGCATGCTCGGCGAAATGGCGCTGGCGGTGCCCGGCATCGGCTCCTTCACCGAATACGCGCGCATCGGCCTCGGCGACTGGGCAGGCTTCACGAGCGGCTGGCTGTACTGGTACTTCTGGGTGATCGTCGTCGCCGTGGAGGCGGTCGCGGGGGCGGCCATTCTGCAGCGCTGGATCCCCGCGCCCGTGTGGATGATCGGACTCGTGCTGCTGTCGGTGATGACGTTCATCAACCTGATGTCGGTGAAGTCGTACGGCGAATTCGAATTCTGGTTCGCGTCGATCAAGGTCGCGGCCATCGTCGTGTTCATCGCGATTGGCGCGGCATGGGTGTTCGGCTTCGGCCACACGCACAGCGCGTGGAGCAACCTGACGGCGGCGAAGGGCTTCATGCCGTTCGGCACGATGTCGGTGTTCGCGGCCGTGCCGACCGTGATCTTCGCGGTGGGCGGCGCGGAAATCGCGACGATCGCCGCCGCCGAGTCCGACAATCCGGCGAAGAGCGTCGCCGCGATGACGCGCTCGGTGATCCTGCGCGTGATCACGTTCTACGTCGGCTCGATGTTCCTGATTGCGTGCATCGTGCCGTGGACGAGCATCGTGACGGGCCATTCGCCGTTTGTCGCCGCGCTCGAAACGATGCACGTGCCGGGTGCCGCCGACATCATGAATGCGATCGTGCTCGTCGCCGTGCTCTCGGCGCTCAATTCCGGGCTGTATGTGTCGTCGCGCATCCTGTTCCGTCTCGCGGGCCGTGGCGATGCGCCGCGCGCGCTGTTGCGCCTCACGCCGTCGCGCGTGCCGCGTCTCGCCGTGCTGCTGAGCAGCGTGGTCGGCTACGTGGCGATCGTCGCGGCCATCGTGTCGCCGCAGGGCGTGTTCCTGTTTCTCGTGAATGCGTCGGGCGCGGTGATGCTGTTCGTCTACCTCGCGACTGCGCTCGCGCAGATCCGCATTCGCCGGCGGCTCGCCGCGCAGGGCGTGCAGCCCGAACTGCCGATGTGGCTGTTTCCGTGGCTCTCGTACGCGGTTGTCGCGGCGATCGTCGGCGTGCTGCTTGCGATGGGCATGGATGCCGAACTGCGTCCGCAACTGATGGCGAGCATCGCGAGTCTCGCGGTGGCGTCGGCGGCGTGGCTGCTCGCGGCGAAACGCCGTCATGCGGGCGATGACAGCGGCACGCGCACGGGCTATCTCGCCGCCGCCGATGGACGTGCGTTGTCGGGAGAGCGTTGA
- a CDS encoding NAD(P)/FAD-dependent oxidoreductase, giving the protein MAGIAIVGAGFIGLASAGWLMRDGHRVTLFDPSGVAQGASFGNAGTFAPYGCIPVNNPSVFRDLPRFLLSGESPFRLRWSYLPQALPWLARFMVSSTRRRYEASAGALAALLAQAQAGYAPLLEEPALAKYVRARECLYLYSSAASFDASRASLNLREQLGVSFDVLSGADVHALEPSLAPIFERGVLFSDSWHFSDPQGFLLSLHELLAARGVELERKAVSALAPAAQGVTLTTADGVQHRFDHVVVATGARSAKFAAQCGDRVPLDTERGYHVRYRGATQLISRPVGWAERGFYMTPMDDGVRVAGTVELGGFSDERNRSLLDLLTFSSKRALPALQQPDSSWLGFRPTLPDGVPVLGRASASERVIYAFGHQHLGLTLAGVSGRIVADLVARRAPPLDLSRYAATRF; this is encoded by the coding sequence ATGGCCGGGATCGCCATTGTCGGCGCGGGATTCATCGGGCTTGCGAGCGCCGGCTGGCTGATGCGCGACGGCCATCGCGTGACGCTGTTCGATCCGTCCGGCGTGGCGCAGGGCGCGTCGTTCGGTAACGCGGGCACGTTCGCGCCGTATGGCTGCATTCCCGTGAACAACCCGTCCGTGTTTCGCGATCTGCCGCGCTTTCTGCTGTCGGGCGAGAGCCCGTTCCGCTTGCGCTGGAGCTATCTGCCGCAGGCGTTGCCGTGGCTCGCGCGCTTCATGGTCAGCTCGACGCGGCGCCGTTATGAGGCGAGTGCCGGCGCGCTCGCCGCGCTGCTCGCGCAGGCTCAGGCCGGCTACGCGCCGCTGCTCGAAGAGCCTGCGCTGGCGAAGTACGTGAGGGCGCGTGAATGTCTGTATCTGTATTCGAGCGCAGCGTCGTTCGATGCGTCGCGTGCTTCGCTGAATCTGCGCGAGCAGCTCGGCGTGTCGTTCGATGTTTTGTCCGGTGCGGACGTGCACGCGCTTGAGCCATCGCTTGCGCCGATCTTCGAGCGCGGCGTGCTGTTCAGCGACAGCTGGCATTTCTCCGATCCACAAGGCTTTCTGCTGTCGCTCCATGAATTGCTCGCGGCGCGCGGCGTCGAACTCGAACGCAAGGCGGTGAGCGCGCTTGCGCCCGCAGCGCAAGGCGTGACGCTGACGACGGCCGACGGCGTGCAGCACCGCTTCGATCACGTCGTCGTCGCAACGGGCGCGCGTTCCGCGAAGTTCGCGGCGCAATGCGGCGACCGCGTGCCGCTCGACACCGAGCGCGGCTATCACGTGCGCTATCGCGGCGCGACGCAGCTGATTTCGCGGCCCGTTGGCTGGGCTGAGCGCGGCTTTTACATGACGCCGATGGACGACGGCGTGCGCGTCGCGGGTACGGTCGAGCTGGGCGGCTTCAGCGACGAGCGCAACCGTTCGCTGCTGGATCTGCTGACGTTTTCGTCGAAGCGCGCGTTGCCCGCGTTGCAGCAGCCCGACAGCTCGTGGCTGGGCTTCCGGCCGACGCTGCCCGACGGCGTGCCTGTGCTGGGCCGCGCCAGCGCCAGCGAGCGCGTGATCTATGCGTTCGGTCATCAGCATCTCGGGCTGACGCTGGCGGGCGTGAGCGGGCGCATCGTCGCCGATCTGGTCGCGCGGCGCGCGCCGCCGCTCGATCTGTCGCGCTACGCGGCGACGCGGTTCTGA